A genome region from Gemmatimonadota bacterium includes the following:
- a CDS encoding galactose mutarotase, which produces MGAVEETIWGAYRSRPVYLYTLNGASGAAAHVTNFGAILQSLEIPDAAGRLVDVVLGFDTLDEYLGGHPFFGATVGRYANRIAGGRFTLEGRDYHLAINDGAGPNHIHGGPGGFDKQVWEPLDFGQREEGPFVAMTYTSVDGEEGYPGTVVTTVTYTLAGDDELRISMEARTDRSTVVNLTNHSYWNLNGHQAGPVLDHEVTLFADAFTPVDGHLIPTGEIRPVAGTPFDFTEPKPIAAEMDAISQPGPREPDVTGGPGGYDHNFVLRDAGGRVRPAAQVASRRSGLAMAVRTDQPGVQFYTGNNLTDALTGKQGAVYGRHHGFCLETQAFPDAVNRRGSPGWPSVILQPDEVYRHEVCYAFTSTLTG; this is translated from the coding sequence ATGGGTGCTGTTGAAGAGACTATCTGGGGTGCTTACCGGTCCCGGCCCGTTTATCTCTACACGTTGAACGGGGCGAGCGGCGCGGCCGCGCACGTAACCAATTTCGGCGCGATTCTGCAGTCGCTGGAGATTCCGGACGCGGCAGGGCGTCTCGTGGACGTGGTACTCGGTTTCGATACGCTTGACGAATACCTGGGCGGTCATCCGTTCTTCGGCGCCACGGTCGGTCGCTATGCCAACCGGATCGCAGGCGGGAGGTTTACGCTGGAAGGACGGGACTACCACCTGGCGATCAACGACGGGGCGGGCCCCAATCACATCCACGGCGGACCGGGCGGATTCGACAAGCAGGTCTGGGAACCGCTGGACTTTGGCCAGCGGGAAGAAGGTCCCTTCGTCGCGATGACCTATACGAGCGTGGACGGGGAGGAAGGATATCCCGGCACGGTGGTTACGACGGTTACCTACACCCTTGCCGGAGACGACGAACTACGGATTTCGATGGAGGCGCGGACCGATCGGTCTACGGTGGTGAACCTGACCAATCATTCCTACTGGAACCTGAACGGGCACCAGGCCGGTCCGGTGCTGGACCACGAGGTGACCCTGTTCGCCGACGCCTTCACACCCGTCGACGGCCATCTCATTCCCACGGGCGAGATCAGGCCGGTTGCCGGGACGCCCTTCGACTTCACGGAACCGAAGCCCATCGCTGCGGAGATGGACGCGATTTCCCAACCTGGTCCGCGGGAGCCCGACGTAACGGGAGGTCCCGGGGGTTACGACCACAACTTCGTCCTGCGTGACGCGGGCGGGCGGGTGAGGCCGGCCGCTCAGGTAGCTTCCCGCCGTTCGGGCCTGGCCATGGCGGTCCGGACCGATCAACCGGGCGTACAGTTCTACACGGGAAACAACCTGACCGATGCGCTCACCGGCAAGCAGGGCGCCGTGTATGGCAGGCACCACGGCTTCTGCCTGGAGACGCAGGCTTTTCCGGATGCGGTCAATCGGCGGGGATCGCCGGGATGGCCTTCTGTCATCCTGCAACCGGATGAAGTGTACCGCCACGAGGTGTGTTACGCCTTTACGTCCACGCTCACCGGGTAA
- a CDS encoding SDR family oxidoreductase, with protein MSLENKTVVITGAAMGIGRAAALCCAEAGGRTVLADIEEAGLKETFGDIHAAGGEASCQVVDVSDARQVEALMAGAVEDFGRIDALINCAGILEGAFVPVDELDEAVWQRVMDVNLKGSFLTCKYAAAVMKEQQKGVIVLLSSGAGVRGGSSSVAYGTSKGAVHGQAVVLESQLSPFGIRVHAVCPGGIATPMKLRNIAQAAESQGGSVEEALKQAETYLGDAEGVGRILAFLVSDEADHLRQTVFTR; from the coding sequence ATGTCGCTCGAAAACAAGACGGTCGTCATTACCGGCGCGGCGATGGGCATCGGACGTGCCGCAGCCCTGTGCTGTGCGGAGGCCGGGGGACGGACCGTCCTGGCCGATATCGAGGAAGCCGGGCTGAAAGAGACCTTCGGCGATATACACGCCGCGGGCGGCGAGGCTTCCTGCCAGGTGGTGGACGTTTCGGACGCCCGGCAGGTCGAGGCGCTGATGGCGGGCGCGGTCGAAGACTTCGGACGGATCGACGCGCTCATCAACTGCGCGGGCATCCTCGAGGGCGCCTTCGTGCCCGTGGACGAGCTGGACGAAGCAGTGTGGCAGCGCGTAATGGACGTAAATCTGAAGGGGTCCTTTCTTACCTGCAAGTACGCCGCGGCCGTGATGAAGGAACAGCAAAAGGGCGTCATCGTCCTGTTGTCCTCCGGCGCCGGCGTCCGGGGAGGCAGTTCATCGGTGGCCTACGGGACCAGCAAGGGGGCCGTGCACGGGCAGGCGGTCGTCCTCGAGAGCCAGCTTTCGCCCTTCGGCATACGCGTTCACGCGGTCTGTCCGGGAGGCATCGCAACGCCTATGAAGCTCAGGAACATCGCCCAGGCGGCCGAATCCCAGGGCGGGTCGGTGGAAGAAGCGCTCAAGCAGGCGGAAACATACCTGGGCGACGCCGAGGGCGTGGGCAGGATCCTGGCCTTCCTCGTATCCGACGAGGCCGACCACCTGCGCCAGACGGTCTTTACCCGGTGA